One window of Streptococcus suis genomic DNA carries:
- a CDS encoding MepB family protein — MKIIEVLKEQFDSFEVIEEKWNEQYEGILIKVNGQSRYKRCRLAHKTPRKEGYFTAFWKKDQFNKNIPFSDRDMIDELIIVINDGQQKGMFLIPKNVSITQNIISTKTSKGKMAMRFYPPWCQDLNKTALATQKWQLNYFIDLSEK, encoded by the coding sequence ATGAAAATAATAGAGGTACTCAAAGAGCAGTTTGATAGTTTTGAGGTAATTGAAGAAAAGTGGAATGAGCAGTATGAGGGGATTTTAATAAAAGTAAATGGTCAATCACGTTATAAAAGATGTCGTCTAGCTCATAAAACACCAAGAAAAGAGGGCTATTTCACAGCTTTTTGGAAAAAAGATCAATTTAATAAAAATATTCCATTTTCGGATCGGGATATGATTGATGAACTGATTATTGTTATTAATGATGGTCAGCAGAAAGGGATGTTCCTGATTCCGAAGAACGTTTCTATAACGCAGAACATTATTTCTACCAAAACCTCTAAAGGAAAAATGGCAATGCGTTTTTACCCACCATGGTGTCAAGATTTGAACAAAACCGCACTAGCTACTCAAAAATGGCAGCTCAATTATTTTATAGATTTGAGTGAAAAATAA
- a CDS encoding bifunctional (p)ppGpp synthetase/guanosine-3',5'-bis(diphosphate) 3'-pyrophosphohydrolase has protein sequence MKEVNYTGEEVVALTATYLPEEDVTFVKKALDFATEAHKPQFRKSGEPYILHPIQVAGILAGLKLDAVTVACGFLHDVVEDTDITLDQMEAEFGPEVRHIVGGVTKLGKVEYKSHEEQLAENHRNMLIAMSQDMRVILVKLADRLHNMRTLKHLRPDKRERISRETMEIYAPLAHRLGISSVKWELEDTSFRYLNEVEFYKITHMMREKRREREALVTEVVDKLREYTEERHLHGQIYGRPKHIYSIYRKMHDKKKRFDELYDLTAIRCIMDTPSDVYAMLGYIHELWKPMPGRFKDYIASPKANGYQSIHTTVYGPKGPIEFQIRTMEMHQVAEYGVAAHWAYKRGGAAKASEKELRWINNLIELQEGAGGDAQTFVDSVKDDIFTERIYVFTPDGAVRELPKDSVPIDFAYEIHTKVGERATGAKVNGRMVPLTTKLKTGDQVEIITSANSFGPSRDWVNIVKTHKARNRIKQFFKNQDKELSVSKGREMIQALLLENGYAPNQYLDRKHMDAVLQKASYKTDEALFAAVGFGEVSAISVFNRLTEKERKEAERAKAKAVADELVNGGEVKHDNKKDSLKIRHEGGVVIEGASGLLIRIAKCCNPVPGDEIVGYITKGRGVAVHRVDCMNLKSQENVEQRLIDVGWEEDDNSTKEYMANIDIYGLNRSGLLNDVLKVLTNASKNISSVNAQPTKDMKFATIHVSFGISNLATLTSLVDKIKSVPEVYSVKRTNG, from the coding sequence ATGAAAGAAGTCAATTATACAGGAGAGGAAGTCGTTGCCCTAACAGCCACTTATTTGCCAGAAGAGGATGTTACTTTTGTCAAAAAGGCTTTGGATTTCGCGACAGAGGCTCACAAGCCACAATTTCGCAAGTCCGGTGAGCCCTACATTCTCCATCCTATACAGGTGGCAGGTATCTTGGCAGGTCTAAAGCTGGATGCGGTAACGGTTGCCTGCGGTTTTTTGCATGATGTGGTGGAGGATACAGACATTACCCTGGACCAGATGGAGGCAGAATTTGGCCCTGAGGTTCGTCACATCGTCGGCGGTGTGACCAAGCTGGGCAAGGTAGAATACAAGTCCCATGAAGAGCAGTTGGCTGAAAACCACCGCAATATGCTGATTGCCATGTCTCAGGATATGCGGGTTATCCTGGTCAAACTGGCTGACCGCCTTCATAATATGCGGACCCTCAAGCATCTCCGACCAGACAAGCGGGAGCGGATTTCACGTGAAACAATGGAAATCTATGCTCCTCTTGCCCACCGTCTGGGGATTTCCTCTGTCAAATGGGAGCTGGAGGATACGTCCTTCCGATACCTCAATGAAGTGGAGTTCTATAAGATTACCCACATGATGCGAGAGAAACGTCGGGAGAGGGAGGCTCTGGTCACAGAAGTAGTGGACAAGCTGCGTGAGTACACGGAGGAGCGCCACCTTCACGGGCAGATTTATGGCCGGCCAAAGCATATTTACTCTATTTACCGCAAGATGCACGACAAGAAAAAGCGGTTTGACGAGCTCTACGACTTGACGGCCATTCGCTGCATTATGGACACGCCGAGCGATGTTTATGCCATGCTGGGCTACATTCATGAACTCTGGAAACCAATGCCAGGTCGGTTCAAGGACTACATTGCCAGCCCCAAGGCCAATGGCTACCAGTCCATCCACACCACAGTTTACGGACCAAAAGGCCCTATCGAGTTCCAGATTCGGACCATGGAAATGCACCAGGTGGCGGAGTACGGGGTTGCGGCCCACTGGGCCTACAAGCGAGGTGGTGCTGCCAAGGCCTCTGAGAAAGAATTGCGCTGGATTAACAACCTGATTGAGCTGCAGGAGGGAGCTGGCGGAGATGCCCAGACCTTTGTGGATTCTGTGAAAGATGATATTTTTACTGAGCGGATTTACGTTTTCACTCCCGACGGTGCCGTTCGTGAATTGCCTAAAGACTCTGTTCCCATTGACTTTGCCTATGAGATTCATACCAAGGTCGGCGAGCGTGCAACCGGAGCCAAGGTCAATGGTCGCATGGTGCCACTGACTACCAAGCTCAAGACAGGCGACCAGGTGGAAATCATCACCTCGGCCAATTCCTTCGGACCAAGTCGTGATTGGGTCAACATCGTCAAGACCCACAAGGCTCGTAACCGGATCAAGCAGTTCTTTAAAAACCAAGACAAGGAACTGTCTGTTTCCAAGGGTCGAGAGATGATTCAGGCCTTGCTGTTGGAAAATGGCTACGCTCCAAATCAGTATTTGGACAGAAAGCACATGGATGCCGTTTTGCAGAAGGCCAGCTACAAGACGGATGAGGCCCTCTTTGCCGCAGTTGGTTTCGGTGAGGTTTCGGCTATCTCTGTTTTCAATCGCCTGACGGAGAAAGAGCGTAAGGAGGCTGAGCGCGCCAAAGCCAAGGCTGTCGCGGACGAATTGGTCAACGGTGGCGAAGTCAAGCATGATAATAAGAAAGACAGTCTCAAAATCCGTCACGAGGGTGGTGTGGTTATCGAGGGGGCATCCGGTCTCCTCATCCGGATTGCCAAGTGCTGTAATCCGGTACCTGGTGATGAGATTGTCGGCTACATTACCAAGGGGCGTGGGGTAGCCGTCCACCGGGTGGATTGTATGAATCTCAAGAGCCAGGAAAATGTGGAGCAACGACTGATTGATGTCGGTTGGGAAGAGGATGATAATTCAACCAAGGAATACATGGCCAATATCGACATTTACGGGCTCAATCGCTCTGGTCTGCTCAACGATGTCCTCAAGGTCTTGACCAATGCTAGCAAGAACATTTCCTCGGTCAATGCCCAGCCAACCAAGGATATGAAGTTTGCGACCATTCATGTCTCCTTCGGCATTTCCAATCTGGCGACCCTGACCAGTCTGGTTGATAAGATCAAGTCGGTGCCAGAAGTTTACTCAGTGAAAAGGACCAATGGATAG
- a CDS encoding replication-associated recombination protein A yields the protein MPANLALRMRPKSIDEVIGQEHLVGSGKIIRRMIDANMLSSMILYGPPGIGKTSIASAIAGTTKYAFRTFNATTDNQKRLQEIAEEAKFSGGLVLLLDEIHRLNKTKQDFLLPLLENGNIIMIGATTENPFFSILPAIRSRVQIFELQPLKTSHIRQALELALTDSERGFDFPVTIEPEALDFLANATNGDLRAAYNSLELAVLSTKKSDDGSRHIDLDAVENSLQKSYISMDKNGDAHYDILSALQKSIRGSDVNASLHYAARLIEAEDLPSLARRLTVIAYEDIGLANPEAQIHTVTALETAQKIGFPEARILIANVVVDLALSPKSNSAYLAMDAALADLRKNGHLPIPNHLRDGHYAGSKELGNAIGYQYPHAYPEKWVDQQYLPDKLLAADYFTANDTGKYERALGMTQEKIKQLKQNKKKS from the coding sequence ATGCCAGCCAATCTCGCCCTTCGTATGCGGCCCAAATCCATTGATGAGGTTATCGGTCAGGAACACCTGGTCGGTTCTGGAAAGATTATCCGCCGCATGATTGATGCCAATATGCTGTCGTCCATGATTCTCTACGGTCCGCCGGGAATTGGCAAGACCTCGATTGCGTCCGCAATTGCTGGCACGACCAAGTATGCCTTTCGGACCTTTAATGCCACGACCGACAACCAAAAACGCCTGCAGGAAATCGCTGAAGAGGCTAAGTTTTCTGGCGGTCTGGTTCTCCTGCTCGATGAAATCCATCGCCTCAACAAGACCAAGCAGGACTTCCTGCTCCCTCTTTTGGAAAATGGCAATATCATCATGATTGGGGCAACGACGGAAAATCCCTTCTTCTCAATCCTGCCCGCCATTCGCAGTCGGGTGCAGATTTTTGAATTACAACCCTTGAAAACCAGCCATATCCGACAGGCCTTGGAGCTGGCTTTAACAGACAGTGAACGTGGTTTTGACTTCCCAGTCACCATTGAACCTGAGGCTCTGGACTTTCTGGCAAATGCGACCAATGGCGACCTTCGGGCTGCCTACAATTCTCTAGAACTGGCTGTGCTTTCGACCAAGAAAAGTGACGACGGTAGCCGCCACATTGACCTAGACGCTGTGGAAAATAGCCTGCAAAAGTCCTACATCAGCATGGACAAGAACGGTGATGCCCACTACGACATCCTCTCCGCTCTGCAAAAATCCATTAGGGGTAGCGATGTCAATGCCAGCCTCCACTACGCCGCTCGTTTGATTGAGGCCGAAGATCTGCCTAGTCTTGCTCGTCGTTTGACGGTCATTGCCTATGAAGACATCGGCTTGGCCAATCCAGAGGCTCAGATTCATACGGTGACCGCCCTTGAAACTGCCCAGAAAATCGGCTTTCCAGAGGCACGGATTTTGATTGCCAATGTAGTGGTCGATTTGGCCCTTTCTCCCAAGTCCAATTCTGCCTATCTGGCTATGGATGCAGCTCTGGCCGATTTGCGAAAAAACGGTCATCTGCCTATCCCAAATCATCTGCGGGACGGTCACTATGCCGGCAGTAAGGAGCTGGGAAATGCCATTGGCTACCAGTATCCCCATGCCTATCCTGAAAAATGGGTGGACCAGCAATACCTGCCCGATAAGTTATTGGCTGCGGACTACTTCACCGCCAACGACACCGGCAAATACGAGCGTGCCTTGGGCATGACCCAAGAAAAAATCAAGCAACTAAAACAAAACAAGAAAAAAAGTTGA
- the prmA gene encoding 50S ribosomal protein L11 methyltransferase → MNSWQELTIHVHRDAEEAVSNLMIETGSQGVAISDSADYVGQEDRFGELYPEVEQSDMIAITAYYPDTLDIEEVKADLTTRLADLTGFGLETGQISLESQELAEEDWADNWKKYYEPARITHDLTIVPSWTDYEATAGEKIIRLDPGMAFGTGTHPTTKMSLFALSQVLRGGETVIDVGTGSGVLSIASSLLGAKEIYAYDLDEVAVRVAQENIDLNANTSNIHVAAGDLLRGVDIKAEVIVANILADILIHLTEDAYRLVKDEGYLIMSGIIADKWDMVRASAEAAGFFLETHMIQGEWNCCVFKKTTDRSGVVGG, encoded by the coding sequence ATGAACTCATGGCAAGAATTAACCATTCACGTACATCGTGATGCAGAAGAGGCAGTTTCAAATCTCATGATTGAAACGGGCAGTCAGGGGGTGGCCATTAGCGACTCGGCTGACTATGTGGGACAGGAGGACCGTTTCGGTGAACTCTATCCCGAGGTGGAGCAGTCGGATATGATTGCCATTACGGCCTACTATCCTGACACTTTGGATATTGAGGAAGTTAAGGCAGATTTGACTACTCGCTTGGCGGATTTGACAGGCTTTGGCTTGGAAACGGGTCAGATCAGTCTAGAAAGTCAGGAATTGGCGGAGGAAGACTGGGCGGACAACTGGAAGAAATACTATGAGCCAGCCCGCATTACCCACGATTTGACCATTGTGCCGTCTTGGACGGACTACGAGGCGACAGCAGGTGAGAAGATTATCCGCTTGGATCCAGGTATGGCTTTCGGGACGGGAACTCACCCGACGACCAAGATGAGCCTTTTTGCTCTTTCTCAGGTCTTGCGTGGTGGCGAAACGGTCATCGACGTCGGTACAGGTTCAGGTGTTCTCTCCATTGCTAGCTCCCTCCTAGGTGCCAAGGAGATTTACGCTTATGATTTGGACGAGGTGGCGGTGCGTGTAGCTCAGGAAAACATTGACCTCAACGCCAATACTAGCAATATTCATGTTGCGGCAGGTGATTTGCTTCGTGGCGTTGACATTAAAGCAGAAGTCATCGTTGCCAACATATTGGCGGACATTCTCATCCATCTGACCGAGGATGCCTATCGTCTGGTCAAGGACGAGGGCTACCTGATTATGAGCGGTATCATCGCGGACAAGTGGGATATGGTGCGAGCATCTGCGGAGGCGGCCGGCTTCTTCCTCGAGACCCACATGATCCAGGGCGAGTGGAATTGCTGCGTCTTTAAGAAGACGACTGACCGCTCAGGTGTGGTTGGAGGCTAG
- the dtd gene encoding D-aminoacyl-tRNA deacylase: MKVIIQRVTQASVTIEGTVHGQIDQGLLLLVGVGPDDNSEDMDYAVRKIVNMRIFSDENGKMNKSVQDVAGKILSISQFTLFADTKKGNRPAFTGAAAPDMAKQFYEDFNQALSSFVPVEVGIFGANMQVSLTNDGPVTIVLDTKNG, encoded by the coding sequence ATGAAAGTGATTATACAGCGTGTGACGCAGGCCAGTGTGACCATCGAGGGAACGGTTCATGGCCAGATTGACCAGGGACTTTTGCTCCTGGTCGGTGTCGGTCCAGATGATAACTCAGAGGATATGGACTATGCGGTCAGAAAAATTGTTAATATGCGGATATTTTCCGATGAGAATGGCAAGATGAACAAGTCTGTCCAAGATGTGGCAGGCAAGATCCTATCCATCTCCCAATTCACCCTCTTTGCGGATACTAAAAAAGGCAATCGCCCGGCCTTTACGGGTGCGGCAGCACCCGACATGGCCAAACAATTCTATGAAGATTTTAATCAAGCTTTGTCATCCTTTGTGCCGGTGGAAGTGGGTATTTTCGGGGCGAATATGCAGGTCAGTCTGACCAACGACGGACCGGTGACCATTGTCTTGGATACGAAGAACGGCTAA
- a CDS encoding DUF3013 family protein, whose translation MAKHGFLDVLEAALDKLFTYDYELNWDKKNHAVELAFILEAQNAAGIETVDDEGNASAEDIFLEEYVLFYNQDKSRFDEEDYLVALPFDAKKGFSAEFLTYFAGFLKDTADQGLDDLMDFLADPEAQEFTIAWDGEAFEKGRADLVEGEFYPYPRY comes from the coding sequence ATGGCAAAACATGGCTTTTTAGATGTGCTGGAAGCGGCACTGGACAAACTTTTTACCTACGATTACGAGCTTAACTGGGATAAGAAAAACCACGCAGTTGAGCTGGCTTTCATCTTGGAAGCACAAAATGCGGCTGGAATTGAAACGGTGGACGACGAAGGCAACGCATCTGCGGAGGATATTTTCCTAGAGGAGTATGTCCTTTTCTACAACCAGGACAAGTCTCGCTTTGACGAGGAAGACTACTTGGTCGCTCTGCCATTTGACGCTAAGAAGGGCTTTTCAGCCGAGTTTCTGACCTACTTCGCAGGTTTTCTCAAGGACACCGCCGACCAAGGTTTAGACGACCTCATGGACTTTTTGGCGGACCCAGAAGCCCAAGAATTTACGATTGCTTGGGACGGTGAAGCCTTTGAAAAAGGCAGAGCAGACTTGGTAGAAGGGGAGTTCTACCCATATCCGAGGTATTAG
- a CDS encoding DUF554 domain-containing protein → MFALGTIINTLAIALAGLLGSWFGHLLKERHQSGLTMASGVAVLFLGISGSLEGLLTVVDGHITSQNSMLLVSSLALGTLVGEVLHIEGWFEQLGVWLREKSGNSQDSLFLDAFLTASLTVCIGAMAIIGSIQDGLTGDYRLLAIKSILDFIIILIMTSSLGKGAGFSAVPVFFFQGSVTILARLIEPIMTEQALANLSLIGSVLIFCVGVNIIWDRKIRVANMLPAILVAVVWTYFV, encoded by the coding sequence ATGTTTGCTTTAGGAACGATTATCAATACCTTGGCCATTGCCCTAGCAGGTTTGCTAGGGTCTTGGTTTGGGCATTTACTAAAAGAACGCCATCAGTCGGGGTTGACGATGGCGAGTGGTGTTGCTGTTCTTTTTCTGGGGATTTCTGGTAGTTTAGAGGGGTTACTGACAGTTGTAGATGGTCATATCACAAGTCAGAATAGTATGCTTCTGGTTAGTAGTTTAGCATTAGGAACCTTGGTGGGGGAAGTACTCCATATCGAAGGTTGGTTTGAGCAACTTGGTGTTTGGCTCCGTGAAAAATCGGGAAATAGTCAAGATTCTCTGTTTTTAGATGCCTTTTTGACGGCTTCCTTGACTGTTTGTATTGGAGCTATGGCCATTATTGGTTCTATTCAAGATGGTTTGACGGGAGATTACCGATTATTAGCTATTAAAAGCATTTTGGATTTTATAATTATTTTGATTATGACTTCTAGTTTAGGTAAGGGAGCAGGGTTTTCGGCCGTACCCGTCTTCTTTTTCCAGGGCTCAGTAACGATTTTGGCACGTTTGATTGAACCGATTATGACGGAACAAGCACTTGCGAACCTTTCTCTAATAGGGTCTGTTCTTATTTTTTGTGTCGGAGTTAATATTATTTGGGATCGAAAAATCCGCGTGGCTAATATGTTGCCTGCCATCTTGGTGGCAGTTGTTTGGACGTATTTTGTATAA
- a CDS encoding 16S rRNA (uracil(1498)-N(3))-methyltransferase, which yields MQQYFVNGRAPQGVFQISDKDTAKHMFFVMRLQADDQIVLVFDDGIKRLARVVDSQNQSVEIIEELTDNVELPVSVTIAMGFPKGDKLEFVAQKATELGVSALWAFPADWSVVKWDGKKLAKKAEKLEKIAQGAAEQSKRNRIPAIRLFEKKSDFLAQLAGFDQIILAYEEAAKEGEQVNLVKILSGLEAGQSVLVIVGPEGGVSPEEVVTFEKAGAVKTGLGPRILRAETAPLYVLSAISYATELLR from the coding sequence ATGCAGCAGTATTTTGTCAATGGCAGAGCACCGCAGGGCGTGTTCCAGATTAGCGATAAGGACACTGCCAAGCACATGTTTTTTGTTATGCGCTTGCAGGCAGACGACCAGATTGTCCTTGTTTTTGACGACGGCATCAAACGCTTGGCGCGCGTGGTAGATAGCCAGAACCAATCTGTTGAAATCATCGAAGAACTGACAGATAATGTCGAATTACCTGTCTCCGTTACTATTGCCATGGGCTTTCCTAAGGGAGATAAGCTCGAATTTGTCGCTCAAAAGGCAACGGAGTTAGGCGTGTCAGCCCTCTGGGCTTTTCCAGCCGATTGGTCTGTGGTCAAATGGGACGGTAAAAAGTTAGCCAAAAAAGCAGAGAAGCTAGAAAAAATTGCCCAAGGCGCAGCCGAGCAAAGCAAACGCAATCGCATTCCAGCAATTCGCTTGTTTGAGAAAAAATCTGATTTCCTAGCCCAGCTGGCAGGCTTTGATCAGATTATTTTAGCCTACGAAGAAGCCGCCAAAGAAGGCGAACAAGTCAATCTAGTGAAAATCTTATCTGGCTTAGAAGCTGGGCAATCAGTCCTTGTTATTGTCGGTCCAGAAGGTGGCGTGTCGCCTGAGGAAGTAGTCACTTTTGAAAAAGCAGGAGCGGTTAAGACAGGTCTAGGACCTCGCATCCTCCGAGCCGAAACGGCTCCACTCTATGTACTTTCTGCCATTAGCTACGCGACGGAATTGTTGAGGTAG
- a CDS encoding bifunctional 2',3'-cyclic-nucleotide 2'-phosphodiesterase/3'-nucleotidase, producing the protein MKFPFSKSATALTLAVLATSSAQLVQAEEVTTPATQPTVTNETAPAPAPTEGTGGDTSQPVLTAEPITTTTTEVAPPVEGQTVDVRILSTTDLHTNLVNYDYYQDKESQNLGLAKTAVLIEEARAENPNTVTVDNGDLIQGTPLGTYKAIVDPVETGEKHPMYAALEELDFDASTLGNHEFNYGLDFLHTVLASTSLPVVNANVVDAKSLQPVFKTYELVTKTFTDTTGRPVNLNIGITGIVPPQILNWDKANLEGKVVVNDAVQAVKEIVPVIKQAGADIVLILSHSGIGDDTYEVGEENVGYHIAGIDGVDAVVTGHSHALFPTMNPEKPGFYAQYAGVDDVNGTINGTPVTMAGKYGDHLGIIDLKVTYTDGKWNVVDGKGQIRKIDTKSPVADPEILALAKEAHDATVTYVNEKVGETSARIHSYFSLVKDDPSVQIVNKAQLWYLEKELAGTEEGKLPLLSAAAPFKAGGRGISEGDNYTDIPAGSIAIKNVADLYLYDNVTAILKITGADLKEWLEMSAGQFNQVDRNNKEPQELLNINFRNYNFDVIDGVTYTYDITQPNKYDTSGKLVNKDASRVRDLKYNGQPVTDDMEFMVATNNYRASGTFPGVKNATVNRLLNLENRQVIINYILEEKNINPSADSNWRFADTIKGLDLRFRTSNSAKDLIAAEKLEDVEYIEEFVGDGVNGMGVYRFLYTEPKPESATPPTIDIIIPTPQTPNPKPQKPIKPGQANAGGQVITLSSGQKITLPADKPVETTPAPGVKTLPNTGDATSVLSLIGIGLAGLAGLAAKRRED; encoded by the coding sequence ATGAAATTTCCTTTTAGTAAATCGGCTACAGCCTTGACCTTGGCAGTCTTGGCAACTAGTAGCGCACAATTGGTCCAGGCTGAAGAGGTAACAACACCAGCAACTCAACCAACGGTAACAAACGAAACTGCACCAGCACCAGCACCAACTGAGGGAACTGGGGGAGATACTAGTCAGCCTGTCCTCACTGCTGAACCAATCACAACGACCACAACAGAAGTTGCCCCTCCAGTAGAAGGCCAGACGGTCGATGTCCGCATCCTGTCTACAACCGACCTCCACACCAACCTGGTCAACTACGATTACTACCAGGACAAAGAGTCACAAAACCTTGGCTTGGCCAAGACAGCTGTCCTCATCGAAGAGGCACGCGCTGAAAATCCAAACACCGTTACGGTCGACAATGGAGACCTGATCCAAGGTACACCACTGGGCACCTACAAGGCTATCGTTGACCCTGTTGAGACTGGCGAAAAACACCCTATGTACGCTGCTCTGGAAGAGCTTGATTTTGACGCATCAACACTGGGTAACCATGAATTTAACTACGGCTTGGACTTCCTACATACTGTATTGGCTTCAACCAGCCTTCCGGTGGTCAATGCCAACGTAGTGGATGCAAAATCCCTCCAACCTGTCTTTAAAACCTACGAATTGGTGACCAAGACCTTTACCGACACAACTGGTCGCCCTGTCAACCTCAACATCGGTATTACCGGTATTGTTCCGCCTCAGATTCTCAATTGGGACAAGGCAAACCTAGAAGGCAAGGTAGTGGTCAACGATGCCGTCCAAGCTGTGAAAGAAATTGTGCCCGTTATCAAGCAGGCTGGTGCAGACATCGTTCTGATTCTTTCCCACTCTGGTATCGGTGATGATACTTACGAAGTTGGCGAAGAAAACGTGGGCTACCATATCGCAGGGATCGACGGTGTCGATGCGGTTGTGACTGGACATTCTCATGCCCTCTTCCCAACCATGAACCCTGAAAAGCCTGGTTTCTATGCCCAATACGCTGGTGTTGATGATGTAAACGGCACTATTAACGGCACTCCAGTGACCATGGCAGGTAAATACGGTGACCACCTGGGCATCATTGACCTCAAGGTGACCTACACCGACGGCAAGTGGAATGTGGTAGACGGCAAGGGACAAATCCGCAAGATTGATACCAAGTCTCCTGTGGCTGACCCAGAAATCCTTGCCCTTGCGAAAGAGGCTCACGATGCGACGGTTACTTATGTCAATGAAAAAGTTGGTGAAACTAGCGCCCGCATTCACAGCTACTTCTCCCTAGTAAAAGATGACCCGTCTGTTCAGATTGTCAACAAGGCCCAGCTCTGGTACTTGGAAAAAGAATTGGCTGGCACAGAGGAAGGCAAGTTGCCACTCCTTTCTGCAGCAGCTCCGTTCAAGGCTGGTGGTCGCGGTATTTCTGAGGGCGATAACTACACAGACATCCCAGCTGGTTCCATTGCTATCAAAAATGTAGCCGACCTCTATCTTTATGATAATGTCACCGCTATTCTGAAAATCACTGGTGCTGACCTGAAAGAATGGTTGGAAATGTCTGCTGGTCAATTCAACCAAGTGGACCGAAACAACAAAGAGCCTCAGGAGTTGCTCAACATCAACTTCCGTAACTATAACTTCGATGTTATCGACGGTGTAACCTATACCTACGATATTACCCAGCCAAACAAATACGATACCAGTGGTAAGCTTGTCAATAAAGATGCTAGCCGTGTCCGTGATCTCAAGTACAATGGTCAGCCTGTGACGGATGACATGGAATTCATGGTAGCGACCAATAACTACCGCGCTAGTGGTACTTTCCCTGGTGTGAAAAATGCGACGGTCAACCGCCTGCTCAACCTGGAAAACCGCCAAGTAATCATCAACTATATCCTAGAAGAGAAAAATATCAACCCTTCTGCCGATAGCAACTGGCGTTTTGCGGATACTATCAAGGGCCTAGACCTTCGTTTCCGTACATCAAACTCTGCTAAGGATTTGATTGCTGCAGAGAAGTTGGAAGATGTGGAATATATTGAAGAATTTGTAGGTGACGGAGTCAACGGCATGGGCGTTTACCGCTTCCTCTACACTGAGCCTAAACCAGAATCTGCGACTCCTCCAACCATTGACATTATCATCCCAACTCCTCAAACACCTAATCCAAAACCACAAAAACCAATCAAGCCTGGTCAAGCAAATGCTGGTGGCCAAGTCATCACCCTTTCATCTGGTCAGAAAATTACCTTGCCAGCTGACAAGCCTGTCGAGACCACACCAGCTCCAGGAGTGAAAACATTGCCAAACACAGGCGATGCGACTTCTGTGCTCAGCTTGATTGGTATCGGACTTGCAGGATTAGCAGGACTGGCTGCTAAACGCAGGGAAGATTAA
- a CDS encoding GNAT family N-acetyltransferase has protein sequence MFDTFPTLQAASFQLRKIEETDLDDLWEIYSNPLHFQSTPNTSTKNKETLRKRISHFQRDFDKKKRLFLGLEFQGKLIGVLEVFDYKKRTASVTIGYRLHHAFWNQGLASRAVALLCHFLLEECPITTIVAFVLPENYASQQVLLKNDFQQVGQIEEVWKGLGQVSLLQFERK, from the coding sequence ATGTTTGACACTTTCCCAACTCTACAAGCTGCTTCTTTCCAACTTCGGAAAATCGAGGAAACAGACCTCGACGACCTTTGGGAAATCTATTCCAATCCCCTTCATTTCCAGTCCACTCCTAACACATCAACTAAAAATAAAGAAACCCTTCGCAAACGAATCAGTCATTTCCAACGTGATTTTGATAAGAAAAAAAGATTGTTTTTAGGACTAGAATTTCAAGGGAAATTGATTGGCGTCTTGGAAGTTTTCGACTACAAAAAACGAACTGCTTCGGTGACCATTGGCTACCGTCTCCATCATGCTTTCTGGAATCAAGGTCTGGCTAGCCGAGCAGTCGCCCTGCTCTGCCATTTCCTACTAGAAGAATGCCCGATAACAACAATCGTCGCCTTTGTCCTGCCAGAAAACTATGCTTCTCAGCAGGTACTCCTGAAAAATGATTTTCAACAGGTCGGGCAAATCGAGGAGGTCTGGAAGGGCTTGGGGCAGGTCAGCCTCTTGCAATTTGAACGAAAATAG